The following coding sequences are from one Coffea arabica cultivar ET-39 chromosome 11e, Coffea Arabica ET-39 HiFi, whole genome shotgun sequence window:
- the LOC140021617 gene encoding serine/threonine-protein kinase BRI1-like 2, protein MEMTISIRLALPLAAILVLVSVLAADQGGFSSMKTDAEALLLFKKMIQKDPSGALSGWQLSKDPCKWNGVTCNLERVTQLDLAQSGLVGQITLAPFASLDMLISLNLSANSLAINSTSLVQLPYGLKQLELSFSKLVGQVPENFFSKHPNLEYVNFAFNNITGSLPENSLLYIDKLQYLDLSYNNLTGSIANIKIETCNSLWHLDLSGNQIQDSLPVSLSNCTALQELSLASNFFSGEIPRSFGELKSLQRLDISQNHLSGWIPPELGNSCASLFELKLSNNNITGSIPTTFGSCSSLQSFDLSNNNLTGPFPDSILQNLGSLETLLLSSNKISGPFPASISNCKKLRVVDFSSNMLSGIIPPDICPGAGALEELKAPDNSLIGGIPPQLSKCSQLKTIDFSINYLNGSIPAELGNLENLEQLIAWYNSLDGNIPAELGKCKKLKDLILNNNYLSGKIPTELFNCGNLEWISLTSNVLTGEIPREFGLLTRLAVLQFANNSLSGQIPMELANCSSLVWLDLNSNRLSGEIPPRLGRQLGAKALSGILSGNTMVFVRNVGNSCRGVGGLLEFAGIRPERLLQVPSLRSCDFTRMYSGPVLSMFTQYQTLEYLDISYNELQGKIPDEFGDMMALQVLVISHNQLSGEIPQTLGQLKNLGVFDASHNRLQGHIPDALENLSFLVQIDLSNNELTGQIPQRGQLSTLPASQYANNPGLCGVPLPVCQYQQPATNSAGDGQKEGRRTSAASWANSIVMGVLISIASICILIVWAIAMRARQREADGLKMLSSLQATHAATTWKIDKEKEPLSINVATFQRQLRKLKFSQLIEATNGFSAASLIGSGGFGEVFKATMKDGSNVAIKKLIRLSCQGDREFMAEMETLGKIKHKNLVPLLGYCKVGEERLLVYEFMEYGSLEEMLHGRARARDRRILTWEERKKVARGAAKGLCFLHHNCIPHIIHRDMKSSNVLLDHEMESRVSDFGMARLISALDTHLSVSTLAGTPGYVPPEYYQSFRCTAKGDVYSFGVVLLELLTGKRPTDKEDFGDTNLVGWVKMKVREGKGMEVIDPELLSVTQGTDEAEAEEVKEMVRYLEITLQCVDDFPSKRPNMLQAVAMLRELMPGSANTSNSS, encoded by the coding sequence ATGGAGATGACCATCTCAATACGGCTTGCTCTTCCTCTTGCTGCAATACTGGTGTTAGTTTCAGTTTTAGCAGCAGATCAAGGAGGATTTTCATCGATGAAAACAGATGCGGAGGCTCTTTTATTGTTCAAGAAGATGATCCAGAAGGACCCTAGTGGAGCTTTATCAGGTTGGCAGCTTAGTAAAGATCCATGCAAATGGAATGGGgttacttgcaatcttgaaaGAGTAACTCAACTAGATCTTGCCCAATCTGGTCTTGTTGGCCAAATCACTCTGGCTCCTTTTGCTTCTCTGGATATGCTGATATCCCTCAATCTGTCTGCAAATTCTCTTGCTATAAATTCGACATCTTTGGTGCAGCTTCCATATGGATTGAAGCAACTTGAATTATCATTTTCTAAACTTGTAGGTCAAGTTCCCGAAAATTTTTTCTCTAAGCATCCCAATCTCGAGTATGTGAATTTTGCTTTCAACAATATAACTGGTTCTTTACCCGAGAATTCCTTGTTATACATCGATAAATTGCAATATCTTGATCTTTCCTATAATAACCTCACAGGCTCTATtgcaaatatcaaaattgaaaccTGCAATTCATTGTGGCATCTTGACTTGTCCGGGAACCAAATACAGGATTCCCTTCCCGTTTCCTTGTCCAATTGCACAGCTCTTCAAGAGTTGAGTTTAGCAAGCAATTTTTTCAGTGGTGAAATCCCACGATCTTTTGGTGAACTCAAAAGCTTGCAAAGATTAGATATCTCACAGAATCATCTGTCTGGTTGGATACCTCCTGAATTGGGAAATTCATGTGCCTCCCTCTTTGAGCTTAAGCTGTCTAATAACAACATTACAGGATCAATCCCTACTACTTTTGGATCATGCTCTTCGCTCCAATCATTTGATTTATCCAACAACAACCTGACAGGTCCCTTTCCTGATTCCATCCTCCAGAACTTAGGATCTTTGGAGACATTGTTACTGAGCAGTAACAAGATCTCTGGACCCTTTCCTGCTTCCATTTCCAACTGCAAGAAATTACGAGTGGTCGACTTCAGCTCCAACATGCTTTCAGGAATCATTCCACCTGATATATGTCCTGGAGCTGGGGCACTTGAAGAGCTGAAAGCACCAGACAATTCACTCATTGGAGGAATTCCACCTCAGTTATCCAAATGCTCACAGCTGAAGACAATAGACTTCAGTATAAATTACCTCAATGGTTCAATACCAGCAGAACTAGGAAATCTTGAGAATCTAGAGCAGCTCATTGCGTGGTACAATAGCTTGGACGGCAATATACCAGCAGAATTGGGAAAGTGCAAGAAACTCAAGGATCTTATTCTGAATAATAACTATTTGAGTGGCAAAATCCCTACGGAATTGTTCAATTGTGGTAATCTTGAATGGATATCCCTCACAAGCAATGTACTTACCGGTGAGATACCACGAGAATTTGGCCTTTTGACTAGGTTGGCAGTTTTGCAATTTGCAAATAATAGTTTGAGTGGTCAGATCCCGATGGAGTTGGCAAACTGCAGCAGCTTGGTTTGGCTTGACTTGAACAGCAATCGCCTTAGTGGTGAGATCCCACCTCGACTTGGAAGACAGCTTGGAGCAAAAGCACTGAGTGGAATACTCTCGGGAAACACAATGGTGTTTGTCCGAAATGTTGGGAACTCCTGCAGAGGAGTTGGAGGATTACTCGAGTTTGCAGGAATCCGCCCTGAAAGGCTATTGCAGGTTCCATCCCTGAGAAGTTGTGATTTCACAAGAATGTATTCCGGTCCAGTTTTAAGCATGTTTACTCAATACCAGACTCTGGAATATCTAGATATCTCATACAATGAGCTTCAGGGGAAAATTCCAGATGAATTTGGGGACATGATGGCTTTGCAAGTCCTTGTTATATCACATAACCAGCTATCTGGTGAGATACCTCAGACACTTGGCCAGCTGAAGAATCTGGGAGTGTTTGATGCATCACATAATAGACTGCAGGGCCATATTCCAGACGCTTTGGAgaatctttctttccttgtGCAAATTGATCTGTCCAACAACGAGTTAACTGGGCAAATTCCACAAAGGGGACAACTAAGTACGCTTCCTGCAAGCCAGTATGCAAATAATCCTGGGCTATGTGGGGTTCCTTTGCCTGTGTGCCAATACCAGCAACCTGCAACAAATTCAGCTGGAGATGGTCAAAAGGAAGGCCGAAGAACTTCAGCTGCATCATGGGCTAACAGCATTGTAATGGGGGTGCTTATCTCCATTGCTTCTATCTGCATTTTAATTGTGTGGGCAATTGCAATGCGTGCAAGGCAGAGGGAGGCagatggactgaaaatgcttagTAGTCTGCAAGCAACTCATGCTGCCACGACCTGGAAAATTGACAAGGAGAAAGAGcctttgagcatcaatgtagcAACCTTTCAGCGGCAGCTTAGGAAGCTCAAGTTCTCTCAATTAATTGAGGCTACCAATGGTTTTTCGGCAGCAAGCCTCATTGGCTCTGGAGGATTTGGAGAAGTTTTCAAGGCAACTATGAAAGATGGATCAAATGTTGCTATCAAGAAGCTCATACGCCTGAGCTGCCAGGGTGACCGAGAATTCATGGCTGAGATGGAGACCTTGGGCAAGATCAAGCACAAGAATCTAGTACCCCTGCTGGGATACTGCAAGGTTGGTGAAGAAAGGCTACTGGTCTATGAGTTCATGGAATATGGAAGTCTTGAAGAAATGCTGCATGGAAGAGCAAGAGCACGTGATAGGAGAATTTTAACAtgggaagaaaggaaaaaagttgCAAGAGGAGCAGCCAAAGGACTTTGCTTTCTCCACCACAATTGCATACCCCACATAATACATCGAGATATGAAGTCAAGCAACGTACTCTTGGACCATGAAATGGAGTCTAGAGTTTCTGATTTTGGAATGGCAAGGCTCATAAgcgcacttgacactcaccttaGTGTTAGCACATTAGCAGGAACACCTGGATATGTACCACCAGAGTATTATCAAAGCTTCCGGTGCACTGCAAAAGGTGATGTGTATTCATTTGGGGTTGTCCTTTTGGAACTCCTTACTGGGAAAAGGCCAACAGATAAGGAAGATTTTGGAGACACCAACTTAGTAGGTTGGGTGAAAATGAAGGTAAGAGAAGgaaaaggaatggaagtaaTAGATCCAGAATTACTTTCAGTGACTCAAGGGACTGATGAAGCAGAAGCCGAAGAAGTGAAAGAGATGGTGAGATATTTAGAAATTACACTGCAGTGTGTTGATGATTTCCCATCAAAAAGGCCTAATATGCTCCAGGCCGTAGCCATGTTGAGAGAGCTTATGCCCGGAAGTGCCAATACAAGCAATAGTTCCTGA